The Sulfurimonas sp. HSL3-2 genome segment GCTGTCTTTTCCAAACTCTAGTTTAAAGTCGACAAGATTCAGACCTTTTTCTGCAAAGTATGGACGCAGGATGTCATTGATCTGTCTTGCCATACGACGGATCTTATCAAGTTCATCTTGGAAATCTACAAGTCCAAGTATCAAAGCGTGCTGATCATTGAGTTTAGGATCACCAAGATCATCGTTTTTGTAATCAAACTCGACTAAAGTAAATGGAAGGACTTTCCCGTCTTCAATACCAAGGTTCTTACTTAGACTTCCTGTCGCGATATTACGTACGATAACCTCAATAAGGATAACATCAACTCTCTTATGTAACATATGATTGTCATCAAGCATCTTTACAAAGTGAGTTTGAATACCCTTTGATTCAAGAAGCTTGAACAGTTCAGTAGAGATCTTATTATTAAGAGCACCCTTGCCGGCTTCACTCGACTTTTTTAGACCATTGAAGGCAGTTAGATCATCTTTAAACTCAGAAATAACCAAATCTTTGTCATCTGTTGTAAACAGTTTTTTAGCTTTTCCTTCATAAAGAAGTTCACGTTTTTCCATTTTTATTCTATCCTTGTGTTATGATTAATGCTTTGA includes the following:
- the purC gene encoding phosphoribosylaminoimidazolesuccinocarboxamide synthase, coding for MEKRELLYEGKAKKLFTTDDKDLVISEFKDDLTAFNGLKKSSEAGKGALNNKISTELFKLLESKGIQTHFVKMLDDNHMLHKRVDVILIEVIVRNIATGSLSKNLGIEDGKVLPFTLVEFDYKNDDLGDPKLNDQHALILGLVDFQDELDKIRRMARQINDILRPYFAEKGLNLVDFKLEFGKDSSGNIILVDEISPDNCRFWDAATGEKMDKDRFRQGLGGLKVAYEEVLNRILGK